In Listeria monocytogenes, the following proteins share a genomic window:
- a CDS encoding GNAT family N-acetyltransferase → MILINKRAKKQDYQTILAIWEKSVIATHDFLAAEDRQFYKEKVPGFLDQVELLLWFSGEEIVGFSGTSEQELDMLFIDPAFTGQGLGSQILAWLMEEKQINQVDVNEQNENAKRFYLKHGFVISSRSELDGFGKPYPILHLERA, encoded by the coding sequence ATGATACTTATAAATAAACGAGCGAAAAAACAAGATTACCAGACGATTTTAGCAATTTGGGAAAAATCAGTTATTGCAACGCATGATTTTTTAGCTGCGGAAGATCGGCAGTTTTATAAAGAGAAGGTTCCGGGTTTTTTAGATCAAGTGGAGTTGTTACTTTGGTTTTCAGGTGAGGAAATCGTTGGTTTTAGTGGGACGAGCGAGCAGGAACTAGATATGCTTTTTATTGATCCGGCGTTCACGGGGCAAGGCTTGGGGAGTCAGATTCTTGCTTGGTTAATGGAAGAGAAGCAGATAAATCAAGTGGATGTGAATGAACAGAACGAAAATGCCAAGAGGTTTTATTTAAAGCATGGATTTGTGATTTCTTCTAGGAGTGAATTGGATGGATTTGGAAAGCCATATCCTATCCTTCATTTGGAGCGAGCATAA